One Solanum pennellii chromosome 9, SPENNV200 DNA segment encodes these proteins:
- the LOC107029417 gene encoding protein NRT1/ PTR FAMILY 5.2-like translates to MTTSQYVDENGQDDDGYTKDGTVNLKGNPILRSNTGGWKACSFIVVYEVFERMAYYGISSNLVIYLTEKLHQGTVKSSNNVTNWVGTIWMTPILGAYFADAYLGRYWTFLIACGIYLLGMSLLTLAVSINGLKPPHCSNPSSIDCKKASTLQLAVFFGALYTLAVGTGGTKPNISTIGADQFDEFHPREKSQKLSFFNWWMFSIFLGTLFANTVLVYIQDNVGWSLGYGLPTLGLAISIMIFLAGSSFYRHKKPRGSPFTRMAKVIIASLRKWKIKVPNDPKELYELDLGEYTKNGKVRIDSTSTLRFLNKACVKVDTTNPWMLCSVTQVEETKQMLRMIPILMATFIPSTMLAQINTLFVKQGTTLQRNIGSFSIPPASLSGFVTISMLVSVVLYDRFFMKIVKRLTKNPRGVNILQRMGIGMAFHIVIMLVASFVERYRLSVARDHGLVENGKQVPLTILILLPQFILMGTADAFLEVAKIEFFYDQAPEGMKSLGTSYSMTSLGVGSFLSSFLLSTVSRITKEHGNHKGWILNNLNVSHLDYYYAFFAILNLLNFFFFLFVSKFYEYKAEVSDSLSVLRQELEIESRHRVTNSQEGSTNTQVNGST, encoded by the exons ATGACAACTTCTCAATATGTGGATGAAAATGGACAAGATGATGATGGATACACAAAAGATGGAACTGTGAATCTCAAAGGCAATCCTATACTTAGATCCAATACTGGTGGATGGAAAGCTTGTTCCTTCATTGTTG TATATGAAGTTTTCGAACGTATGGCATATTATGGTATATCATCAAATTTAGTAATATATTTAACAGAAAAATTGCATCAAGGCACtgttaaatcatcaaataatGTCACAAATTGGGTTGGAACTATATGGATGACTCCTATTTTGGGAGCCTACTTTGCTGATGCTTATCTTGGACGTTATTGGACTTTCTTGATTGCTTGTGGCATATATCTCTTG GGTATGTCACTACTAACCCTAGCAGTATCAATCAATGGTCTAAAGCCTCCTCATTGTTCCAATCCAAGTTCAATTGACTGCAAAAAAGCATCCACACTTCAACTAGCTGTGTTCTTTGGTGCACTCTACACCTTAGCGGTCGGCACGGGTGGCACGAAACCCAACATATCGACGATCGGAGCCGATCAATTCGACGAATTTCACCCTAGGGAAAAATCCCAAAaactttcatttttcaattggTGGATGTTCAGCATTTTTCTAGGGACACTATTTGCTAACACTGTGCTTGTATACATTCAAGACAATGTGGGCTGGTCACTTGGATATGGGCTTCCAACATTGGGCCTTGCTATATctataatgatatttttggcTGGATCATCTTTTTATAGACATAAAAAGCCCAGAGGAAGCCCATTTACAAGAATGGCTAAAGTCATTATTGCTTCATTAAGGAAATGGAAGATTAAAGTCCCTAATGATCCAAAAGAGTTATATGAGCTTGATTTGGGAGAATATACAAAAAATGGAAAAGTTAGAATTGACTCCACTTCTACTTTGAG GTTTTTGAACAAAGCTTGTGTTAAAGTAGATACAACAAATCCATGGATGTTATGTTCAGTTACTCAAGTAGAAGAGACTAAGCAAATGCTAAGGATGATACCAATTTTGATGGCTACATTCATTCCAAGTACAATGTTAGCTCAAATCAACACACTCTTTGTCAAACAAGGCACAACTCTTCAGAGAAACATTGGTAGTTTCAGTATCCCTCCAGCTAGTCTAAGTGGATTCGTTACCATATCGATGCTAGTCTCCGTTGTGTTATATGATCGTTTCTTCATGAAAATTGTTAAAAGATTGACGAAAAATCCAAGAGGCGTAAACATACTTCAGAGGATGGGAATTGGAATGGCTTTTCATATTGTGATCATGTTAGTTGCATCGTTCGTTGAGAGGTATAGGCTTAGTGTAGCAAGGGATCATGGACTAGTCGAAAATGGTAAACAAGTACCGTTGACGATCTTGATTTTGTTGCCTCAGTTTATTCTTATGGGAACTGCTGATGCATTCTTGGAAGTAGCCAAGATTGAGTTTTTCTATGATCAAGCACCAGAAGGAATGAAGAGTCTTGGAACTTCTTATTCAATGACTAGTCTTGGTGTTGGGAGTTTTCTTAGCAGCTTCTTGCTTTCGACAGTTTCTCGTATCACTAAAGAGCACGGGAATCACAAAGGATGGATATTAAACAACCTGAATGTATCTCATCTTGACTATTACTATGCGTTCTTCGCGATACTCAACTTAttgaacttcttctttttcctgTTTGTGAGCAAGTTTTATGAATACAAAGCTGAAGTCTCTGATTCACTGTCTGTGCTAAGGCAAGAATTGGAGATCGAATCGAGACATCGGGTAACTAATAGCCAAGAAGGTTCAACCAACACACAGGTGAATGGTTCTACATAG
- the LOC107029552 gene encoding uncharacterized protein LOC107029552 isoform X1: protein MELLPTWTETGARHLVMRFFKNFIQTGCIILLEEGGSTFTFQGTEGKCSLKVSLTVHSMQFYWKVATRADVGLADAFIHGDFSFVDKNKGLLNLIMIFIANRDLKASVKTSNKKRGWWTPLFYTAALSSATYFIRHVSNRNTLTQARRNISRHYDLSNELFSLFMDETMLYSCAIFKSEDEDLKVAQRRKMSVLIEKAKISKEHHILEIGFGWGGFAVEVVKQTGCKYTGISLSEQQLEYAQLRVEQAGLQDQITLLLCDYRQMPNKDKYDRIIVCEVLEHVGHEFIGEFFSCCESALAEDGLLVLQFISMPDTRYAEYVQSSDFIKEYIFPGACLPALSRVTSAMAAASRLCVVHLEDIGIHYYKTLKCWRKNFLNNKSRIRALGFDDKFIRTWEYYFDYCAAGFKTRTLGDYQIVFSRPGNVATFGDHPYNVTI from the exons ATGGAATTGTTACCAACATGGACTGAAACAGGCGCACGCCATCTCGTTatgagatttttcaaaaatttcatccaAACAGGATGCATAAT CTTGTTGGAAGAAGGAGGTTCAACTTTCACGTTCCAAGGCACGGAGGGGAAATGCTCTCTCAAAGTTTCGCTTACAGTTCATAGTATGCAGTTTTACTGGAAG GTTGCAACTCGAGCTGACGTAGGTCTTGCTGATGCTTTTATTCATGGAGATTTTTCTTTCGTTGATAAGAACAAGGGTCTTCTTAATCTTATCATG ATATTTATTGCCAACAGAGATTTGAAAGCATCTGTTAAAACATCTAACAAGAAGAG AGGCTGGTGGACACCACTGTTTTATACAGCAGCACTATCATCTGCAACATATTTTATTCGTCATGTTTCAAATCGAAACACCCTGACTCAGGCTCGTAGGAATATATCTCGTCATTATGACCTG AGCAATGAACTCTTCTCACTCTTTATGGATGAGACAATGCTATACTCATGTGCAATATTCAAG agtGAGGATGAAGATCTTAAAGTTGCACAGCGGAGAAAGATGTCTGTTCTCATCGAAAAG GCAAAAATCAGCAAAGAACATCACATTCTAGAGATTGGATTTGGATGGGGAGGTTTTGCCGTTGAAGTTGTCAAGCAAACAG GATGTAAATATACCGGTATATCTCTCTCCGAGCAACAACTGGAGTATGCACAGTTGAGAGTTGAGCAAGCAGGTCTTCAG GATCAAATTACACTTCTCCTATGTGACTATCGCCAAATGCCAAATAAGGACAAATATGACAGGATTATAGTATG CGAGGTGTTAGAACATGTTGGTCACGAGTTCATAGGGGAATTCTTTAGTTGCTGTGAGTCAGCATTGGCAGAGGATGGACTTCTAGTTCTGCAG TTCATTTCAATGCCAGACACGAGGTATGCTGAATACGTACAAAGCTCAGACTTCATAAAAGAGTATATATTCCCCGGTGCATGTCTGCCTGCGCTAAGCCGAGTAACATCAGCTATGGCTGCTGCATCAAGACTATG TGTAGTGCACCTGGAAGATATAGGAATTCATTACTATAAGACACTGAAATGTTGGCGAAAAAACTTCCTGAATAACAAAAG CCGAATTCGTGCTTTGGGATTCGATGACAAGTTCATCAGGACATGGGAGTACTACTTTGACTACTGTGCTGCTGGATTCAAAACGCGCACGCTAGGAGATTATCAG ATTGTATTTTCAAGGCCAGGCAATGTTGCAACATTTGGTGATCATCCTTACAATGTTACTATATAG
- the LOC107029552 gene encoding uncharacterized protein LOC107029552 isoform X3, which produces MELLPTWTETGARHLVMRFFKNFIQTGCIILLEEGGSTFTFQGTEGKCSLKVSLTVHSMQFYWKVATRADVGLADAFIHGDFSFVDKNKGLLNLIMIFIANRDLKASVKTSNKKRGWWTPLFYTAALSSATYFIRHVSNRNTLTQARRNISRHYDLSNELFSLFMDETMLYSCAIFKSEDEDLKVAQRRKMSVLIEKAKISKEHHILEIGFGWGGFAVEVVKKTGCKYTGISLSEQQLEYAQLRVEQAGLQDQITLLLCDYRQMPNKDKYDRIIVCEVLEHVGHEFIGEFFSCCESALAEDGLLVLQFISMPDTRYAEYVQSSDFIKEYIFPGACLPALSRVTSAMAAASRLCVVHLEDIGIHYYKTLKCWRKNFLNNKSRIRALGFDDKFIRTWEYYFDYCAAGFKTRTLGDYQIVFSRPGNVATFGDHPYNVTI; this is translated from the exons ATGGAATTGTTACCAACATGGACTGAAACAGGCGCACGCCATCTCGTTatgagatttttcaaaaatttcatccaAACAGGATGCATAAT CTTGTTGGAAGAAGGAGGTTCAACTTTCACGTTCCAAGGCACGGAGGGGAAATGCTCTCTCAAAGTTTCGCTTACAGTTCATAGTATGCAGTTTTACTGGAAG GTTGCAACTCGAGCTGACGTAGGTCTTGCTGATGCTTTTATTCATGGAGATTTTTCTTTCGTTGATAAGAACAAGGGTCTTCTTAATCTTATCATG ATATTTATTGCCAACAGAGATTTGAAAGCATCTGTTAAAACATCTAACAAGAAGAG AGGCTGGTGGACACCACTGTTTTATACAGCAGCACTATCATCTGCAACATATTTTATTCGTCATGTTTCAAATCGAAACACCCTGACTCAGGCTCGTAGGAATATATCTCGTCATTATGACCTG AGCAATGAACTCTTCTCACTCTTTATGGATGAGACAATGCTATACTCATGTGCAATATTCAAG agtGAGGATGAAGATCTTAAAGTTGCACAGCGGAGAAAGATGTCTGTTCTCATCGAAAAG GCAAAAATCAGCAAAGAACATCACATTCTAGAGATTGGATTTGGATGGGGAGGTTTTGCCGTTGAAG TTGTCAAGAAAACAGGATGTAAATATACCGGTATATCTCTCTCCGAGCAACAACTGGAGTATGCACAGTTGAGAGTTGAGCAAGCAGGTCTTCAG GATCAAATTACACTTCTCCTATGTGACTATCGCCAAATGCCAAATAAGGACAAATATGACAGGATTATAGTATG CGAGGTGTTAGAACATGTTGGTCACGAGTTCATAGGGGAATTCTTTAGTTGCTGTGAGTCAGCATTGGCAGAGGATGGACTTCTAGTTCTGCAG TTCATTTCAATGCCAGACACGAGGTATGCTGAATACGTACAAAGCTCAGACTTCATAAAAGAGTATATATTCCCCGGTGCATGTCTGCCTGCGCTAAGCCGAGTAACATCAGCTATGGCTGCTGCATCAAGACTATG TGTAGTGCACCTGGAAGATATAGGAATTCATTACTATAAGACACTGAAATGTTGGCGAAAAAACTTCCTGAATAACAAAAG CCGAATTCGTGCTTTGGGATTCGATGACAAGTTCATCAGGACATGGGAGTACTACTTTGACTACTGTGCTGCTGGATTCAAAACGCGCACGCTAGGAGATTATCAG ATTGTATTTTCAAGGCCAGGCAATGTTGCAACATTTGGTGATCATCCTTACAATGTTACTATATAG
- the LOC107029552 gene encoding uncharacterized protein LOC107029552 isoform X2, producing the protein MELLPTWTETGARHLVMRFFKNFIQTGCIILLEEGGSTFTFQGTEGKCSLKVSLTVHSMQFYWKVATRADVGLADAFIHGDFSFVDKNKGLLNLIMIFIANRDLKASVKTSNKKRGWWTPLFYTAALSSATYFIRHVSNRNTLTQARRNISRHYDLSNELFSLFMDETMLYSCAIFKSEDEDLKVAQRRKMSVLIEKAKISKEHHILEIGFGWGGFAVEVVKQTGCKYTGISLSEQQLEYAQLRVEQAGLQDQITLLLCDYRQMPNKDKYDRIIVCEVLEHVGHEFIGEFFSCCESALAEDGLLVLQFISMPDTRYAEYVQSSDFIKEYIFPGACLPALSRVTSAMAAASRLCVVHLEDIGIHYYKTLKCWRKNFLNNKSRIRALGFDDKFIRTWEYYFDYCAAGFKTRTLGDYQIVFSRPGNVATFGDHPYNVTI; encoded by the exons ATGGAATTGTTACCAACATGGACTGAAACAGGCGCACGCCATCTCGTTatgagatttttcaaaaatttcatccaAACAGGATGCATAAT CTTGTTGGAAGAAGGAGGTTCAACTTTCACGTTCCAAGGCACGGAGGGGAAATGCTCTCTCAAAGTTTCGCTTACAGTTCATAGTATGCAGTTTTACTGGAAG GTTGCAACTCGAGCTGACGTAGGTCTTGCTGATGCTTTTATTCATGGAGATTTTTCTTTCGTTGATAAGAACAAGGGTCTTCTTAATCTTATCATG ATATTTATTGCCAACAGAGATTTGAAAGCATCTGTTAAAACATCTAACAAGAAGAG AGGCTGGTGGACACCACTGTTTTATACAGCAGCACTATCATCTGCAACATATTTTATTCGTCATGTTTCAAATCGAAACACCCTGACTCAGGCTCGTAGGAATATATCTCGTCATTATGACCTG AGCAATGAACTCTTCTCACTCTTTATGGATGAGACAATGCTATACTCATGTGCAATATTCAAG agtGAGGATGAAGATCTTAAAGTTGCACAGCGGAGAAAGATGTCTGTTCTCATCGAAAAG GCAAAAATCAGCAAAGAACATCACATTCTAGAGATTGGATTTGGATGGGGAGGTTTTGCCGTTGAAGTTGTCAAGCAAACAGGATGTAAATATACCGGTATATCTCTCTCCGAGCAACAACTGGAGTATGCACAGTTGAGAGTTGAGCAAGCAGGTCTTCAG GATCAAATTACACTTCTCCTATGTGACTATCGCCAAATGCCAAATAAGGACAAATATGACAGGATTATAGTATG CGAGGTGTTAGAACATGTTGGTCACGAGTTCATAGGGGAATTCTTTAGTTGCTGTGAGTCAGCATTGGCAGAGGATGGACTTCTAGTTCTGCAG TTCATTTCAATGCCAGACACGAGGTATGCTGAATACGTACAAAGCTCAGACTTCATAAAAGAGTATATATTCCCCGGTGCATGTCTGCCTGCGCTAAGCCGAGTAACATCAGCTATGGCTGCTGCATCAAGACTATG TGTAGTGCACCTGGAAGATATAGGAATTCATTACTATAAGACACTGAAATGTTGGCGAAAAAACTTCCTGAATAACAAAAG CCGAATTCGTGCTTTGGGATTCGATGACAAGTTCATCAGGACATGGGAGTACTACTTTGACTACTGTGCTGCTGGATTCAAAACGCGCACGCTAGGAGATTATCAG ATTGTATTTTCAAGGCCAGGCAATGTTGCAACATTTGGTGATCATCCTTACAATGTTACTATATAG
- the LOC107030474 gene encoding LOW QUALITY PROTEIN: primary amine oxidase-like (The sequence of the model RefSeq protein was modified relative to this genomic sequence to represent the inferred CDS: substituted 1 base at 1 genomic stop codon): protein MPLFFKISIFFFFVSTSLSSSPLEYNHPLESLTLFELTQVTNIVKNSYFPLNVTFHYVGXNEPNKQLVLSWLSSTHHPSPPREAIVITRIDQKTHEIIVDLSSVSILSDKIYNGHGYPMLTLQEQTAANELPLTYPPFISSIKKRRLKLKEVACQGYPVGWYGEEKKSTNRMVKVICYYLDGTINLYMRPITINVLLDQMTIASYIDRLIVPVPKANGTDYMGSKRHRSSHESNSIKIVQPDRPSFTLDDGNTVRWGDWKFHVAYDMRAGIIISLASKFDADKGEFRSVMYRGFVSEVFVPYMDLTEEWYYRTYFDAGEFGFGLCAVELEPSKDCPENAKFIDGFFISQDGTPGKMPNVICIFERYAGDIMWRHTEDAIPGEKIRKVRSEVSLVVRMVSTVGNYDYITDYEFKQSGTIKVTVGLTGLLEVRGSIYTRNDQIKEEVYGTLIAENTLGAYHDHFFTYHLDLDVDGHENSFVKNNLKTRRVVNKSSPRKSYWTVVSETAETESDAKIQLGSSRGAFEMVVVNPNKKTEIGNEIGYCLIPGGSATSPLLSDNDYPQMRGGFTKYNVWVTPYNKSEKWAGGLYTDQSHGDDTLAVWSLRDREIKNKDIILWYTFGVHHVPKQEDFPIMPTLSTGFELKPTNFFQHNPVL from the exons ATGCCTTTGTTCTTCAAAATttccatcttcttcttctttgttagtacatcattatcatcatcccCTCTTGAGTACAACCACCCGTTGGAGTCTCTCACTCTATTTGAACTAACTCAAGTAACAAACATAGTCAAAAATTCCTATTTTCCACTCAATGTAACATTTCATTATGTTGGCTAAAATGAACCAAACAAACAATTAGTCCTTTCATGGCTATCATCCACTCATCATCCTTCTCCACCTCGCGAAGCTATTGTTATCACTCGAATTGATCAAAAAACACATGAAATCATCGTAGACTTATCGAGTGTTTCAATTTTATCAGATAAAATCTATAATGGACATGGCTACCCCATGCTTACATTACAAGAGCAAACAGCTGCAAATGAGTTACCATTAACGTATCCACCATTTATATCGTCCATTAAAAAGAGAAGGCTAAAGCTAAAAGAAGTCGCGTGTCAAGGCTATCCTGTTGGATGGTATGGAGAGGAAAAGAAGAGTACTAACAGAATGGTTAAAGTCATTTGCTATTACTTAGATGGCACAATTAATCTTTATATGAGACCAATTACAATTAATGTTCTTCTTGATCAAATGACAATCGCGAGTTATATTGATCGTTTGATTGTTCCTGTCCCTAAAGCTAATGGGACAGATTACATGGGATCAAAGCGGCATAGATCATCTCATGAAtctaattcaataaaaatagtgCAGCCTGATCGACCAAGTTTTACTCTAGACGATGGAAACACAGTGAG GTGGGGTGATTGGAAGTTCCACGTAGCGTATGACATGAGAGCGGGAATAATCATATCACTAGCATCGAAGTTTGATGCTGACAAAGGAGAATTTCGGAGTGTAATGTACAGAGGATTTGTGTCTGAAGTTTTTGTGCCATACATGGATTTAACTGAAGAATGGTACTACAGGACTTATTTTGATGCAGGTGAATTTGGATTTGGTCTATGCGCGGTAGAGCTTGAACCATCAAAAGATTGTCCTGAGAACGCGAAGTTTATTGATGGCTTCTTCATATCTCAAGATGGTACACCAGGAAAAATGCCTAATGTAATTTGTATATTCGAACGTTATGCTGGAGATATCATGTGGCGCCATACAGAGGATGCAATTCCCGGAGAAAAG ATACGAAAGGTTAGATCGGAGGTAAGCCTGGTGGTGAGAATGGTGTCGACTGTAGGGAATTATGATTACATTACTGATTATGAATTCAAACAAAGTGGCACCATCAAAGTCACG GTTGGGTTAACTGGTCTACTTGAAGTAAGGGGATCGATATATACTCGTAACGATCAGATAAAAGAAGAAGTGTATGGTACACTAATAGCAGAAAACACACTAGGTGCATATCATGATCATTTCTTTACCTATCACCTTGATTTAGACGTAGACGGTCATGAAAACTCCTTTGTgaaaaataacttgaaaactAGACGCGTAGTAAATAAAAGTTCACCAAGAAAGAGTTATTGGACAGTTGTTAGTGAAACAGCTGAAACAGAATCAGATGCAAAGATTCAGCTAGGTTCATCACGAGGCGCCTTTGAAATGGTAGTGGTGAACCCGAACAAGAAGACAGAGATTGGGAATGAAATAGGCTACTGTTTGATCCCGGGTGGATCTGCAACAAGTCCATTGTTAAGTGACAACGATTACCCTCAAATGCGCGGAGGTTTTACCAAGTATAATGTGTGGGTAACACCTTATAACAAGTCTGAGAAATGGGCAGGAGGATTATATACTGATCAAAGCCATGGGGATGATACATTAGCCGTATGGAGCCTTAG GGATAGGGAAATCAAGAACAAGGATATTATATTATGGTATACATTTGGTGTTCATCATGTACCCAAACAAGAAGATTTTCCAATTATGCCAACATTAAGCACTGGTTTTGAGCTCAAGCCTACTAATTTCTTTCAGCATAATCCAGTTCTATAA
- the LOC107029416 gene encoding protein unc-13 homolog, translating to MAPTTTIMTQHLRHANTIGEDVPSVDIDLIYPFENIDGLHRDHFRDAAYEIFFTACRSSPGFGSRTAISYHNPSEGGDGSGSGAGSTSPGSPVKPSGVGMAVTSKVKTALGLKMLKRSRSRRASSYGGNPSSPGGGASPKVGFTVPHSRARRPMTSAEIMRRQMRVSEQSDSRLRKTLMRTLVGQMGRRAETIILPLELLRHLKPSEFNDSHEYHQWQKRQFRILEAGLLLYPSLPVEKSNTSAKRFRDIIKSAETKAIDTGKNSETMRALCNSVVSLAWRTSDGSATDICHWADGFPLNIHIYTALLSSVFDLKDDTMVLDEVDELLELMKKTWVILGVNKSLHNLCFTWVLFEQYIVTGQVEPDLLGAAMIMLSTEVATDAKKADNNPFYVKMLANVLISIREWSEKRLVNYHDSFNRGSAGLLENNLPLFFASMKILEEDVPGYSSDVLEKRDELAEDDSDGNKVCYFIRSSMRDAFAKILEEMSIDGASFELEDVSQTLIKLAYETEELANKEKETFSPILKKWHPIAAGVAAVALHSCYGTLLKQYLTGATLLTKQTVSVLQKAGKLEKVLIQMVVEDSDECEDGGKATLSEMIPYETDSIIMNLLRKWIQERLKKGKEIIMRAKETETWNPKSKSEPYAQSAVDLMRHAKEAVDNFFEIPMAMSEDLVEDLAVGFEHLFKEYVTFATSCGSKQSYIPTLPPLTRCSQDSRFSKLWKFAVCSVGADEQNHHIADEGNHPRLSTSRGTQRLYIRLNTLHYFLLQLHSLDKTLSISSKTVPTPRSRHSKNRQIGSYSYFDHTRSAIQVAVQHVSEVAAYRLIFFDSHCVFYGNLYIRDVQSTRIRPALRALKQNLTLLCAILTDKAQPLALKEVMKASFEAYLMVLLAGGSKRLFSRADHQIIEEDFESLKRVFCTCGEGLVVEDVVDTEAETVEGVIALMGQSTEQLVEDFSIVACETSGMGVVGSGQKLPMPPTTGRWNRADPNTILRVVCHRNDKVANHFLKKTFQLAKRRPY from the exons ATGGCACCTACTACGACCATCATGACGCAACATCTTCGCCATGCAAATACTATTGGCGAAGATGTTCCGTCCGTTGACATTGACCTTATTTATCCATTTGAAAATATTGACGGTCTTCATCGTGACCATTTCCGCGACGCGGCTTACGAGATATTCTTCACCGCATGTCGGTCATCACCGGGGTTCGGGAGTAGGACGGCTATCTCGTATCATAATCCGTCTGAAGGAGGAGATGGAAGCGGGTCCGGGGCTGGATCTACCAGCCCCGGATCACCGGTGAAGCCATCCGGGGTAGGGATGGCCGTGACTAGCAAGGTGAAAACCGCGCTAGGGTTGAAGATGTTGAAACGGTCACGTTCACGAAGAGCTAGCTCTTATGGAGGCAACCCCTCGTCCCCCGGGGGTGGTGCTAGCCCTAAGGTGGGATTCACCGTGCCCCATTCGAGGGCACGGAGACCGATGACGTCGGCCGAGATTATGAGGCGGCAAATGAGGGTGTCGGAGCAAAGTGATAGTAGGCTACGTAAAACTCTCATGAGAACTCTTGTTGGACAA ATGGGAAGACGAGCAGAGACAATAATCTTACCATTAGAGCTATTACGCCATCTTAAACCATCCGAATTCAACGATTCACACGAGTATCATCAATGGCAAAAACGTCAGTTCAGAATCCTTGAAGCAGGGCTTCTCCTTTACCCTTCACTACCAGTAGAAAAATCAAACACATCCGCGAAACGCTTCAGAGACATCATAAAATCAGCTGAAACGAAAGCTATCGACACTGGGAAGAATTCGGAGACAATGAGAGCACTTTGCAATTCAGTAGTGTCCTTAGCTTGGAGAACAAGTGATGGTTCAGCAACTGATATTTGTCATTGGGCTGATGGATTCCCTTTAAATATCCACATTTATACTGCTCTGTTATCCTCTGTTTTCGACTTAAAAGACGATACAATGGTTCTTGATGAAGTCGACGAGCTTCTTGAATTGATGAAAAAAACATGGGTGATTTTGGGTGTAAACAAATCACTTCATAACTTGTGTTTCACTTGGGTGTTATTCGAGCAGTATATCGTTACTGGTCAGGTTGAGCCTGATCTTTTAGGCGCAGCGATGATCATGTTGAGTACTGAAGTTGCTACTGATGCTAAGAAAGCTGATAATAATCCTTTTTATGTTAAGATGTTGGCAAATGTTTTGATATCGATAAGGGAATGGTCGGAGAAAAGATTAGTTAACTATCACGATAGTTTCAATAGGGGGAGTGCTGGTTTGTTGGAGAATAATCTTCCTTTATTCTTCGCGTCCATGAAGATATTAGAGGAAGATGTTCCGGGATATAGTTCTGATGTTTTGGAGAAAAGGGATGAACTCGCGGAGGATGATTCAGATGGAAATAAAGTTTGTTACTTTATTCGTTCGTCAATGAGGGATGCATTTGCTAAG ATATTGGAAGAAATGAGCATAGATGGTGCAAGTTTTGAATTGGAAGATGTGAGTCAGACACTAATTAAGTTAGCCTATGAAACTGAAGAATTAGCAAATAAGGAGAAGGAAACTTTCAGCCCTATACTCAAGAAGTGGCATCCTATTGCAGCAGGAGTAGCAGCTGTGGCATTACATTCTTGCTATGGAACTTTGTTGAAGCAATATCTCACGGGCGCGACTTTACTCACAAAACAGACAGTTTCTGTATTGCAGAAGGCTGGAAAACTCGAAAAAGTATTAATCCAAATGGTCGTGGAGGattcggatgaatgtgaagatgGAGGCAAAGCCACATTGTCAGAGATGATTCCTTATGAAACTGATTCAATCATAATGAATCTTCTGCGGAAATGGATTCAAGAAAGGTTGAAGAAAGGGAAAGAGATTATAATGAGGGCAAAAGAAACTGAA ACGTggaatccaaaatccaaaagCGAGCCATATGCACAATCAGCAGTTGATCTAATGAGACATGCTAAAGAAGCTGTGGACAATTTCTTCGAAATCCCGATGGCCATGTCAGAGGACTTAGTAGAGGATCTTGCTGTTGGCTTTGAGCATCTGTTCAAGGAATATGTTACCTTTGCCACATCATGTG GGTCAAAGCAAAGCTACATTCCGACACTTCCTCCTCTAACAAGATGTAGCCAAGATTCGAGGTTTTCCAAACTGTGGAAGTTTGCTGTTTGCAGTGTAGGAGCAGATGAACAGAACCATCATATAGCAGATGAAGGCAATCATCCCCGACTTTCAACGAGCCGAGGGACACAACGCCTATATATAAGGCTAAACACCTTGCATTACTTTCTTCTACAACTCCATTCCCTTGATAAAACTCTATCAATCTCCTCGAAAACTGTGCCTACTCCAAGAAGTCGTCACAGCAAGAATAGACAGATAGGGAGCTACTCCTACTTTGATCACACGCGTTCAGCCATCCAAGTAGCAGTACAACACGTATCAGAAGTTGCTGCTTATCGTCTCATTTTCTTCGATTCTCACTGTGTATTCTACGGTAACCTCTATATCAGGGATGTTCAGAGCACACGTATACGACCAGCATTAAGGGCACTCAAGCAAAACCTCACTCTTTTATGCGCGATCCTCACTGACAAGGCTCAACCATTGGCCTTAAAAGAAGTGATGAAGGCTTCATTTGAGGCCTACCTCATGGTTCTACTAGCAGGAGGAAGCAAAAGACTCTTTTCGAGAGCGGATCATCAGATAATAGAAGAGGACTTTGAGAGCCTAAAGAGGGTGTTCTGTACTTGTGGTGAAGGATTGGTAGTAGAGGATGTTGTGGACACAGAAGCTGAGACGGTCGAGGGGGTGATAGCTTTAATGGGACAATCAACTGAGCAATTGGTTGAAGATTTCAGCATCGTGGCATGTGAAACTAGCGGAATGGGAGTTGTGGGATCAGGACAGAAACTACCTATGCCTCCAACAACAGGACGATGGAATCGAGCAGATCCCAATACAATCTTGAGGGTAGTTTGTCATAGAAATGACAAAGTTGCTAATCACTTCTTGAAGAAAACATTCCAATTAGCAAAAAGGAGGCCATATTAG